In Acidianus brierleyi, one genomic interval encodes:
- the priX gene encoding DNA primase noncatalytic subunit PriX: protein MVQSKKIKILLNYPDDTPAGYSIYDGIFSKVYDEKGELLFEVNGLFPPRITTRNYSWIEKILNSGLSDGRKRFILYVASRYLVNVKKVDEEEALKELKDFYYKNGSGKIYDAWLRSVIRGVQEKKLLPPSLKNIQDRDKELYEEITKILEKR from the coding sequence ATGGTTCAGAGTAAAAAGATAAAGATTTTGCTTAACTATCCTGACGATACTCCTGCTGGATACTCTATATATGACGGAATTTTTTCAAAAGTATATGATGAAAAGGGAGAATTACTCTTTGAGGTTAATGGATTATTTCCTCCCAGGATAACTACAAGAAACTATTCTTGGATAGAGAAAATATTAAATTCTGGGTTATCCGATGGAAGAAAAAGGTTCATATTATATGTGGCTTCAAGGTATCTAGTTAATGTAAAGAAAGTTGATGAAGAAGAAGCGTTAAAAGAACTGAAAGATTTTTACTATAAGAACGGTTCAGGAAAAATATATGATGCATGGTTAAGATCTGTAATAAGAGGAGTTCAGGAGAAAAAGCTTCTTCCTCCTTCTCTTAAAAATATTCAAGATAGAGATAAGGAATTATATGAAGAGATTACAAAGATTTTAGAAAAAAGATAA
- a CDS encoding APC family permease, translating into MEKKIGSLRKELNLINLILIGISGAVGTGVLFSSAGMAAVAGPAIVISWLLGGIFYLFIGLTYVQLGTNFPEAGGPSRYPLYSHGRVTNMINAFSDLIWYLFIPPIEALAVVEGLNYFTTGYNIVLINSSGAPTTLGALLGVSFMLLFIPFNYFSVKFFGKSTTAFGTIKMILYLAVLFGFLIYLFHYQNFTAYGGFSPFGFAGIFSAIPLAMFAFGGIRVIPDYAEETKDHKVLGKAILYTVLGQTTIYVAFAIAFIASLDWSGLGISIGNWGALSNLAGNPFILTRGRSVINILVELQA; encoded by the coding sequence ATGGAGAAAAAAATAGGTTCTTTAAGAAAGGAACTTAATTTGATAAACCTTATTTTAATAGGGATATCGGGTGCTGTAGGGACTGGAGTACTATTTAGTTCAGCAGGTATGGCAGCTGTGGCTGGTCCGGCTATAGTAATATCATGGTTATTAGGAGGAATTTTTTACTTATTTATAGGTCTTACATACGTTCAGCTTGGAACTAATTTTCCAGAAGCCGGAGGTCCATCCAGATATCCATTATATTCACATGGTAGGGTTACTAATATGATAAATGCGTTTTCTGATTTAATTTGGTATTTATTTATTCCTCCCATTGAAGCATTGGCTGTAGTTGAGGGACTCAATTATTTTACTACTGGATATAACATTGTCCTTATTAATAGTTCTGGCGCTCCAACTACACTAGGAGCTCTTTTAGGAGTATCATTTATGCTTCTTTTTATTCCATTTAATTACTTTTCGGTAAAATTCTTTGGAAAATCCACAACTGCCTTTGGAACTATAAAAATGATTCTGTATTTAGCAGTACTTTTTGGATTTCTAATTTATTTATTTCATTATCAGAATTTTACTGCGTATGGTGGATTTTCTCCATTTGGATTTGCAGGTATATTTTCTGCTATACCATTAGCAATGTTTGCATTTGGTGGAATAAGGGTAATTCCAGATTATGCGGAAGAAACTAAAGATCATAAAGTGCTAGGTAAGGCTATACTCTATACGGTTTTAGGACAAACAACTATTTACGTTGCCTTCGCAATAGCTTTTATAGCTTCCTTAGACTGGAGCGGTCTAGGAATATCTATAGGAAACTGGGGAGCTTTAAGTAATCTTGCAGGAAATCCATTTATCTTAACAAGGGGGCGTTCAGTAATAAATATTTTGGTTGAACTTCAAGCATAA
- a CDS encoding ATP-binding protein: MKCSKCDEKAIIKIPYANIYLCKEHFNEWFENRFERIVKKYKIFEGSKKVAVAVSGGKDSTTLLHLLNKLSKKLGFEIFGITIDLGIDMGKGYSSKSVEFAIKNYEALGVRYRIVKLNEEYGFTIDEAKHKIRRPICSTCGLTKRYVLDEVASKEGADTLATAHNLNDVAQYVFIGYFNGDVNSLARLRVVSPAELGYIKKVKPLFLTPEKEIMTYALINNIPFIYDSCPHTFRVGGPTQDKIRRSLEEMEDKIPGFMLNLVQNFEDKIRPWINDVPKLTLGKCKICGRPTNNDRDICSFCAIRIKLNKISTNTTINGSE; the protein is encoded by the coding sequence GTGAAATGCTCAAAGTGTGACGAAAAAGCTATTATAAAAATTCCATACGCTAATATTTATTTATGTAAAGAGCATTTTAACGAATGGTTTGAAAATAGATTCGAAAGAATAGTTAAAAAATACAAAATATTTGAGGGAAGCAAAAAAGTAGCAGTAGCAGTATCTGGAGGCAAAGATAGTACTACACTTCTTCATCTTTTGAATAAACTTTCAAAGAAATTAGGATTCGAGATATTTGGAATAACAATAGATCTTGGAATTGATATGGGTAAAGGTTATTCATCAAAAAGTGTAGAATTTGCTATTAAAAATTATGAGGCTCTAGGTGTAAGATATAGGATAGTTAAGCTTAATGAAGAATATGGATTTACAATAGACGAAGCTAAGCATAAAATAAGGAGGCCAATTTGTAGCACATGTGGTTTAACTAAAAGATATGTTTTAGACGAAGTGGCTAGTAAAGAAGGAGCGGATACTCTAGCTACAGCTCACAATTTAAACGATGTAGCACAATATGTTTTTATAGGATACTTTAATGGAGACGTAAATAGCTTAGCAAGATTAAGAGTAGTCTCTCCTGCAGAATTAGGTTACATAAAAAAGGTTAAGCCTTTGTTCTTAACTCCAGAGAAGGAAATAATGACGTATGCATTAATTAATAATATACCGTTTATTTATGATTCTTGTCCACATACTTTCAGGGTGGGCGGTCCAACACAAGATAAGATAAGAAGATCATTAGAAGAAATGGAAGACAAAATTCCTGGTTTTATGCTGAATTTAGTCCAAAATTTTGAAGATAAAATAAGACCATGGATAAACGATGTACCAAAGCTAACTTTAGGTAAATGTAAGATATGTGGAAGACCTACTAATAATGATAGGGATATATGCTCATTTTGTGCGATAAGGATAAAGCTTAATAAAATTTCTACAAATACTACAATTAATGGTTCAGAGTAA
- a CDS encoding NAD(P)/FAD-dependent oxidoreductase yields MTKVLVIGGRFGALTPAYTLKRLVGSKADIKLINESRYSWLRLDMPHVSIGVKDVDEWKLDLSEALPQKGIAFEEGKITKVDAKNNKVIYVKPDGSTEEEDYDYLIVGIGARLAPELIKGFDAYGYSVCEPDYAVKLRDRLRQFKGGNVTIGSGYFYQGRNPRPKVPENLAPFSDAACEGPVFEMSLMLHGYFKKMGILDKVKMTVYSPGEYLSDLSSAARKAVGEMYKQMGITLINNFKVEKITEHEVIDEKGNSIPSDLSLILPPYVGNPALKNSTPDLVDDGGFIPTDLNMVSLKYDNIYASGDANAMTVPKLAYLAVKTGRIAAEHLATRLGVPTKIETYVPAVVCIADDPLEGYGVAVHDETFYGGTRSDAVPSPTNSLKKELFVKYFMWSKGDIALEKFMGEW; encoded by the coding sequence ATGACTAAGGTTTTAGTTATAGGAGGAAGATTCGGAGCTTTGACGCCTGCATATACGCTAAAAAGATTAGTGGGAAGTAAAGCTGATATAAAACTCATTAATGAAAGTAGGTATAGCTGGTTAAGGCTTGACATGCCGCATGTTTCTATAGGAGTTAAAGATGTTGATGAATGGAAATTAGATTTATCTGAAGCTTTACCTCAAAAAGGAATAGCTTTCGAAGAAGGAAAAATAACAAAAGTGGATGCAAAAAACAATAAAGTTATTTATGTAAAGCCCGATGGTTCAACAGAAGAGGAAGATTATGATTACCTAATAGTTGGAATAGGAGCTAGGTTAGCTCCAGAACTCATAAAAGGATTTGATGCTTATGGATATAGTGTTTGTGAGCCAGATTATGCCGTAAAACTAAGAGACAGATTAAGGCAATTTAAAGGTGGAAACGTAACCATAGGTTCTGGATACTTTTACCAGGGAAGAAATCCAAGACCTAAGGTTCCTGAAAATCTAGCACCGTTTTCTGATGCTGCATGCGAAGGGCCAGTATTTGAAATGTCATTAATGTTACATGGTTACTTTAAGAAAATGGGAATATTAGATAAAGTAAAAATGACTGTGTACTCTCCGGGTGAATATTTATCTGATTTATCTTCTGCAGCCAGGAAAGCAGTGGGGGAAATGTATAAACAAATGGGCATAACTTTAATAAATAATTTTAAAGTAGAGAAAATAACAGAACACGAAGTTATTGACGAAAAGGGAAATAGTATTCCCTCAGATTTGAGTTTAATTTTACCACCTTACGTTGGTAATCCAGCGTTAAAGAATTCTACTCCAGATCTAGTTGATGATGGAGGATTCATACCAACAGATCTAAATATGGTATCATTAAAATATGATAATATATACGCTTCTGGAGACGCAAATGCAATGACAGTTCCTAAATTAGCTTATCTAGCAGTAAAGACTGGAAGAATAGCCGCTGAACATTTAGCTACTAGATTAGGTGTACCTACAAAGATAGAGACATATGTTCCTGCAGTAGTATGCATAGCCGATGATCCATTAGAGGGATACGGAGTAGCAGTACATGATGAAACATTCTATGGCGGAACTAGATCAGATGCAGTTCCATCTCCTACAAATTCATTGAAAAAAGAATTGTTTGTAAAATATTTCATGTGGTCTAAGGGAGACATAGCGTTAGAGAAGTTTATGGGAGAATGGTAA
- a CDS encoding RNA-guided endonuclease InsQ/TnpB family protein — protein sequence MPDVGLRFRAYTNEQTLRALKAQLRLASEVYNTLRWADIYFHERDGKGLTKTELRQLALDLRKQDEQYQHLYSQTLQQIADRFYDARQRFFDGLARFPKEKKAHKWYSLVYPQSGWKVLKVREIRTKSKKNKKKVITLQLSNLGIFNVIVHRDFPLDKVKRVVIKLTSSGRVYITFVVDQEYPQLPKTNKVVAVDVGVEKLLTTSDGEYVPNQRPYEKALNKMKRLHKALSRKKFLSHNWFKAKIRLARAHEHLKNLRKDMYMKLGKYFAEHYDVLVMEDIHVKQLVGKSLRRLRMRLHDVAIHELRSVMEYQLGKYGKKLTLVDPAFTSMTCARCGHIKKDLTLADRVFVCPKCGWVADRDYNASLNILRRSGSERPLVPVELRPLPLASLGFEAGSHVR from the coding sequence ATGCCAGACGTAGGGTTACGCTTCAGAGCGTACACTAACGAACAAACATTGAGGGCGTTAAAAGCCCAGTTGAGGTTAGCGTCAGAAGTATACAACACCCTACGTTGGGCAGACATCTATTTTCATGAAAGAGATGGAAAAGGACTCACTAAGACGGAGTTGAGGCAACTAGCTCTCGATCTGAGAAAACAGGATGAACAATATCAACATCTATATTCCCAAACACTGCAGCAGATTGCAGACAGATTCTACGACGCTAGACAGAGGTTCTTCGATGGGTTAGCACGTTTCCCAAAGGAAAAGAAAGCACACAAGTGGTACTCCCTCGTCTACCCTCAATCAGGTTGGAAAGTCCTGAAGGTGAGAGAAATAAGGACGAAGAGCAAGAAGAACAAGAAGAAGGTAATAACGCTTCAGCTGTCAAACCTAGGGATCTTCAACGTTATTGTTCATAGGGACTTCCCGCTAGACAAGGTAAAGAGGGTAGTAATCAAGTTAACATCATCAGGGAGAGTGTACATTACTTTCGTTGTGGATCAAGAGTATCCTCAACTCCCCAAGACAAACAAAGTTGTTGCTGTGGACGTTGGTGTAGAGAAACTTCTCACTACCTCTGACGGGGAATATGTCCCCAACCAGAGACCTTACGAGAAGGCACTCAATAAGATGAAGAGGCTTCATAAAGCTCTTTCAAGGAAGAAGTTCTTGTCACACAACTGGTTTAAGGCAAAGATTCGTCTAGCGAGGGCTCACGAACACTTGAAGAACCTTAGGAAGGACATGTACATGAAACTTGGTAAGTATTTTGCTGAGCATTATGATGTTCTCGTAATGGAGGATATTCATGTTAAGCAACTTGTTGGTAAGTCTCTCAGAAGGCTGAGGATGAGGTTACACGATGTTGCTATTCATGAGCTTAGGAGTGTCATGGAGTATCAACTTGGGAAGTATGGTAAGAAACTCACTCTAGTGGATCCTGCTTTTACTTCAATGACTTGTGCTAGGTGCGGACATATTAAGAAAGATTTGACGTTGGCTGATCGTGTGTTTGTCTGTCCGAAGTGCGGTTGGGTCGCTGATCGTGATTATAATGCTTCCCTCAACATCCTAAGAAGATCGGGGTCGGAACGACCCTTAGTGCCTGTGGAGCTGAGACCTCTACCTTTGGCAAGCCTCGGCTTTGAAGCAGGAAGCCACGTCCGTTAG
- a CDS encoding acetate--CoA ligase family protein: MSLNYLFRPSSIAVVGASRNREKIGNIITRNLISTFRGKIYPVNNKATDKIEGLTAYKTLKDIPGDVDLAIISVPRQFAISVMEDAIAKGVKSAIVITAGFKEVGGEGVKLEEDLINTAKKGGIRFLGPNTMGIVSPDYNGTFAYANINRGNIALVVQSGGIGAYMLDWAQRTRTGISFLVSMGNQADVKEYEVIDYLSKDPETKAIFVYLEGVSDGEKFIDTLPDATQRKPVIFIKGGATSKGAEAVKTHTGSLAGSYEVFRSAIKTVGGIFVEDLSDFLNLSRFTTSSEPISEDILVVTNSGGHGVLTSDAISRNNLNMIEIPERIKDDLRKILPDTSLPKNPLDLSGDAGRDRYMEALKIVQDLSCTKLVIVQSLPVVSDSEVAKVLLNFKGKGIVGVVMGVDEDSAMRILESASIPAFNMPESAVRAIRYLTTKPNPRKKIRVAQPINSAVEIVKGKQFLKDYEALKLMEVYGIRTPKWGIAESEDEAQRVADNIGYPVVMKISADTPVHKTEMKGVIMNVEKDQIKSTYKDLSKITKRVMIQEQLPGLEIFVGGLKDPVFGHTVLVGSGGIYVEVLKNVSYGLAPVYEDEALEMLQESKVHDMLNARKRNYDEGSLIRTIVSVSRLLVDLNVKEMDINPLIVNEKGAYAVDVRVVF, translated from the coding sequence ATGAGTTTAAATTATCTGTTTAGACCATCGTCAATAGCAGTAGTGGGAGCTTCAAGAAATAGAGAAAAGATTGGAAATATTATAACAAGAAATTTAATATCAACTTTTAGAGGGAAAATCTATCCGGTAAATAATAAAGCTACAGATAAGATAGAGGGATTAACAGCATATAAAACTTTGAAAGATATACCTGGAGATGTAGATCTAGCTATAATTTCTGTTCCTAGGCAATTTGCTATTTCCGTCATGGAGGATGCCATAGCTAAAGGAGTAAAATCAGCAATAGTGATAACTGCAGGATTTAAAGAAGTGGGAGGTGAAGGAGTAAAACTAGAAGAAGATCTTATAAATACTGCTAAAAAGGGAGGAATACGATTCTTAGGGCCAAATACTATGGGTATAGTTTCCCCCGATTACAATGGAACCTTTGCTTACGCAAATATCAATAGGGGGAACATAGCGTTAGTTGTTCAGAGCGGTGGAATAGGAGCTTATATGTTAGATTGGGCTCAAAGAACAAGAACAGGGATAAGTTTTCTTGTAAGTATGGGAAATCAAGCTGATGTAAAAGAATATGAAGTTATAGATTATTTATCAAAAGATCCTGAAACAAAGGCAATATTTGTCTATTTAGAAGGAGTTTCAGATGGAGAAAAATTTATTGACACATTACCAGACGCTACTCAAAGAAAACCAGTAATTTTCATAAAAGGAGGAGCTACATCTAAAGGTGCAGAAGCAGTAAAGACGCATACTGGAAGTTTAGCAGGTTCTTATGAAGTCTTTAGATCCGCAATAAAGACAGTAGGAGGAATATTTGTTGAAGATCTTAGCGACTTCTTAAACCTATCAAGATTTACAACGTCATCGGAACCAATTAGTGAGGATATACTTGTAGTGACAAATTCTGGAGGACATGGAGTTCTTACTTCTGACGCTATATCACGAAACAACCTCAATATGATAGAGATACCAGAAAGAATAAAGGATGACTTAAGGAAAATATTGCCTGATACCAGCTTACCTAAGAATCCACTTGATCTCTCTGGAGACGCTGGAAGAGATAGATATATGGAAGCGTTAAAAATTGTTCAAGATCTAAGTTGTACTAAACTGGTAATAGTTCAATCACTTCCTGTAGTTAGTGATAGTGAGGTAGCTAAGGTTTTACTTAATTTTAAGGGGAAAGGCATAGTAGGAGTTGTAATGGGAGTTGATGAAGATTCTGCTATGAGAATATTGGAATCTGCATCAATACCAGCTTTTAACATGCCTGAAAGTGCAGTAAGAGCTATTAGATATTTAACTACAAAGCCTAATCCTAGAAAGAAAATAAGAGTAGCCCAACCTATAAATTCTGCAGTAGAGATTGTAAAAGGTAAGCAGTTTCTTAAAGATTATGAGGCTCTCAAATTAATGGAAGTTTATGGAATTAGAACTCCAAAATGGGGAATAGCTGAAAGCGAAGATGAGGCGCAAAGAGTTGCAGATAATATAGGATATCCAGTTGTCATGAAAATCTCTGCAGATACTCCAGTACATAAAACTGAAATGAAAGGAGTTATAATGAACGTAGAAAAGGATCAGATAAAATCTACGTATAAAGATTTATCAAAAATTACAAAGAGGGTTATGATTCAAGAGCAATTGCCTGGACTAGAAATCTTTGTAGGTGGGCTAAAAGATCCAGTATTCGGACATACTGTATTGGTAGGGAGCGGAGGAATATATGTCGAAGTATTAAAAAATGTAAGCTATGGTTTAGCTCCAGTATATGAAGACGAAGCATTAGAGATGCTTCAGGAAAGTAAGGTTCATGATATGCTTAATGCAAGAAAAAGGAACTATGACGAAGGTTCCTTAATTAGGACAATAGTTTCAGTTTCTAGGTTACTAGTGGATCTTAACGTTAAGGAGATGGATATAAATCCCTTAATAGTAAATGAAAAAGGAGCTTATGCAGTAGACGTTAGAGTAGTATTTTAA
- a CDS encoding M20/M25/M40 family metallo-hydrolase, with product MDLEDLYEFLKIDTTSAKGKGEEGAKFILDYMKDNGIEAELVKHKAINPYIIGEIDVNSNKTLLIYNHYDVQPVEPLDKWNTDPFRPVEKDGKIFARGIADDKGSLMARLQAIIELMKERKLKINIKFVYEGVEEIGSPYIEDFLSDYKDRLSSNYVLWEGSGRGPDDSPEIVLGVKGLLYVELRVRTEKDLHSMYAPIVRNPAWELVHFLNTLRTPEGKVNIKGFYDKVKWLSNEEKKYLKGDKKGMEKALGQEVPDDFMIRVVENPTCNIDGINSGYTGEGSKTVIPSYAFVKLDFRLVPDQDPIEILDKLNSIIPSNFEIKVLGKVKPYRTSLKSEIAKAIINSAKKVYGEDPTVLPNSPGTGPMEAFARILNNNQIADGVGVDNAGSNIHSFNENINKEDYFKAKEWMKELLFELENF from the coding sequence ATGGATTTGGAAGATCTTTACGAATTTCTAAAAATAGATACTACTTCTGCTAAGGGAAAAGGAGAGGAAGGTGCGAAATTTATCTTAGATTACATGAAAGACAATGGGATAGAAGCTGAACTTGTTAAACATAAGGCTATAAACCCATATATAATTGGAGAAATTGACGTCAATTCAAACAAAACTCTATTGATTTATAATCATTATGACGTGCAGCCGGTAGAACCTTTAGATAAATGGAACACTGATCCATTTAGACCAGTAGAAAAGGATGGAAAAATCTTCGCTAGAGGTATAGCAGACGACAAAGGCTCATTAATGGCAAGGTTGCAAGCTATAATAGAGCTTATGAAAGAAAGAAAACTAAAGATTAATATAAAATTTGTATACGAAGGAGTAGAAGAAATAGGAAGTCCTTACATTGAAGATTTCCTTAGTGATTATAAAGATAGGTTGAGCTCAAATTATGTTTTATGGGAAGGTTCTGGTAGAGGTCCAGACGATTCTCCAGAAATAGTATTAGGAGTTAAAGGGCTGCTTTATGTTGAGTTAAGAGTAAGGACCGAAAAAGATCTTCACTCAATGTATGCTCCTATAGTGAGAAATCCTGCATGGGAATTAGTGCACTTTTTAAACACATTAAGAACTCCTGAAGGTAAGGTGAATATTAAAGGATTTTACGATAAGGTTAAGTGGTTATCTAACGAGGAAAAGAAGTATCTAAAAGGAGATAAGAAAGGAATGGAAAAAGCACTAGGCCAGGAAGTCCCTGATGATTTTATGATAAGAGTAGTAGAAAATCCAACATGTAATATAGACGGTATTAATTCCGGATATACTGGAGAAGGGTCAAAAACTGTTATTCCTTCTTACGCTTTTGTAAAACTTGATTTCAGACTTGTGCCAGATCAAGATCCCATAGAAATACTAGATAAATTAAATTCAATAATTCCTAGTAATTTTGAAATTAAGGTTTTGGGAAAAGTCAAACCTTATAGAACGTCTTTAAAGAGCGAAATAGCTAAGGCTATTATAAATTCTGCCAAGAAAGTTTATGGCGAAGATCCTACTGTTCTTCCTAATAGTCCTGGTACAGGTCCAATGGAAGCTTTTGCTAGAATTTTAAATAACAATCAAATTGCTGATGGTGTAGGAGTAGACAATGCAGGATCAAATATACATTCGTTTAATGAAAATATAAACAAGGAGGATTATTTCAAAGCAAAAGAATGGATGAAAGAATTACTTTTTGAATTAGAGAATTTTTAA
- a CDS encoding chloride channel protein, giving the protein MKISSWPYFEKWIFLGFIIGILIGVFSISFTLLLNFLETIFLKDILQTTIPKPLGEGGNLNYTFVSGRFIFFPLIVGLGGLISGILIYKLSPETAGGGVDFAIESYHKLQGKIRKRVPFVELFSSTFILGSGGSAGDLGPMGLIGGGLGSVISQYFGLTPEDTRKAVAVGIGAGVGSIFKAPIGGALLSAEILYRRDLEPDVILPSMIASATAYSIYGSVVGFEPLFGIYPFHFSPLRLPLYALLGIIIGILSILFVKIYKSISAFFKKMKIKSIFKPAIGGLITGGLILIFPEVIGTGYGWDDILEFGNFSPIKTYGIPIIIFLFILAIAKMVSSSLTIGSGGSGGIEAPAFEIGAFIGAGVGMIFHNLLPSLVPYVAPFVVIGMLTMFGGPAKAPISVMIIITEMTSSLQLLPGEMIAVALAYVITGKYTLYPAQYPTRKDSPAHKSEYEIPVMLSIKIDECPLTELKAYSTDDIKEVSKRMEEEGYLSLPVVDKNNTFIGIVYYRDIADKKGEVINYTIRGVPYVSPNANLEDAWEVISRTKSRWVAVVENGKLKGVVTVESLLDRYEKEVMKIKGKSENNEEYNS; this is encoded by the coding sequence ATGAAGATATCCTCATGGCCTTACTTTGAGAAATGGATATTTTTAGGTTTTATTATAGGAATTCTCATAGGCGTATTCTCCATTTCATTTACACTACTACTTAATTTTTTGGAAACTATTTTTTTGAAAGATATTTTACAAACTACAATACCTAAACCACTTGGAGAAGGAGGGAATTTAAATTATACTTTTGTTTCTGGAAGATTCATTTTCTTTCCATTAATTGTAGGATTAGGCGGATTAATTTCTGGCATTCTTATCTATAAATTATCTCCAGAAACTGCAGGTGGAGGTGTAGACTTTGCTATTGAATCTTATCATAAACTCCAAGGTAAAATAAGAAAAAGGGTACCTTTTGTAGAGCTTTTCTCTTCTACTTTTATATTGGGAAGCGGTGGAAGCGCAGGAGATTTAGGTCCTATGGGACTTATAGGAGGAGGTTTAGGTTCAGTTATTTCTCAATACTTCGGACTGACTCCTGAGGATACAAGAAAAGCAGTAGCTGTAGGAATAGGAGCAGGCGTAGGTTCAATATTTAAAGCCCCTATAGGCGGAGCCCTACTTTCAGCAGAAATACTTTATAGAAGAGATTTAGAACCAGACGTAATCTTGCCATCAATGATAGCCTCTGCTACAGCATACTCTATATATGGCTCAGTTGTAGGTTTTGAGCCATTATTTGGAATTTATCCATTTCATTTCTCACCTCTAAGATTACCGCTATATGCGTTATTAGGAATTATAATAGGAATTTTATCTATTTTGTTTGTAAAAATATATAAGAGTATTTCAGCTTTCTTTAAAAAAATGAAAATAAAAAGTATATTTAAACCAGCTATCGGAGGATTAATTACAGGCGGATTGATATTAATATTTCCAGAAGTCATAGGAACTGGATATGGTTGGGATGATATTTTAGAATTTGGAAATTTTAGTCCTATAAAAACTTATGGAATACCAATAATAATATTTTTATTTATTTTAGCTATAGCCAAAATGGTTTCGTCCTCATTAACTATTGGATCCGGAGGATCAGGAGGAATAGAGGCACCAGCGTTCGAAATAGGAGCTTTTATAGGAGCAGGCGTAGGAATGATTTTCCATAATTTATTACCATCCCTAGTCCCTTACGTTGCTCCTTTCGTAGTAATAGGAATGCTTACAATGTTTGGAGGACCGGCTAAAGCTCCAATTTCAGTAATGATAATAATTACTGAAATGACAAGCTCCCTTCAACTATTACCTGGAGAAATGATAGCTGTGGCTCTAGCATATGTTATAACTGGGAAATATACACTTTATCCTGCCCAATATCCTACAAGAAAAGATTCTCCAGCACATAAAAGTGAATACGAAATACCTGTAATGCTAAGTATAAAAATTGATGAATGTCCCCTTACAGAATTAAAGGCTTATTCCACTGACGATATAAAAGAGGTAAGTAAAAGAATGGAAGAAGAAGGTTACTTATCCTTACCAGTAGTAGACAAGAATAATACGTTTATAGGTATAGTATATTACAGAGATATAGCAGATAAGAAAGGAGAAGTAATAAATTACACTATTAGAGGTGTACCTTATGTGTCACCTAATGCTAATTTAGAAGACGCATGGGAAGTTATAAGTAGAACTAAATCAAGATGGGTTGCCGTTGTCGAAAACGGTAAATTAAAAGGTGTTGTTACTGTAGAATCTTTACTTGATAGATATGAGAAAGAAGTAATGAAAATAAAAGGAAAAAGTGAAAATAACGAAGAGTATAATTCATAA
- a CDS encoding pyridoxal-phosphate dependent enzyme, whose product MFREVCARCNKEREGLELRCKRCGGPFKIEIDFPFSKNLRENFPYISEWTSLGEWNTPTIKSNVYYKLDFLNPTGSYKDRGSVTLISFLRQKGIKKISEDSSGNAGASIAAYGAAAGMKVAIFVPSNARGGKLKQIESYGAKVNKIEGNREDVAKAAESSEYYYASHVLQPQFRDGIRSLAYEIVRDLNWETPDSVYLPTSAGTLLLGVYEGFNHLLNNGMIEKMPRLVSIQTEQVMPLCSKINGVLYSPPEKVTSIADALVSTKPFLLQEMEEVIRRFGDCIVVSDDEILTAWKELARKGLLVEYSSATTLAAYKKDKRKEGEKNVLVLTGSGLKIL is encoded by the coding sequence ATGTTTAGAGAAGTCTGCGCTCGTTGCAATAAGGAAAGAGAAGGTTTAGAATTAAGATGTAAAAGATGTGGTGGACCATTTAAAATAGAAATAGATTTCCCATTTTCAAAAAATCTTAGAGAAAACTTTCCTTATATAAGCGAATGGACAAGCTTAGGGGAGTGGAATACACCAACAATAAAAAGCAACGTTTATTATAAACTAGACTTCCTAAATCCAACTGGTTCATATAAAGATAGGGGATCTGTAACTCTAATTTCTTTTCTAAGACAAAAGGGAATAAAGAAAATATCTGAAGATTCCTCAGGAAACGCAGGAGCTTCTATAGCTGCATATGGAGCTGCAGCGGGAATGAAAGTAGCAATATTTGTACCGTCTAATGCACGTGGTGGAAAATTAAAACAGATAGAAAGTTATGGTGCAAAAGTAAACAAGATAGAAGGAAATAGAGAAGATGTAGCAAAAGCTGCTGAAAGTTCAGAATATTATTATGCCTCTCACGTCTTACAACCCCAATTTAGAGATGGAATAAGATCATTAGCCTATGAAATTGTAAGAGATTTAAATTGGGAAACTCCAGACAGTGTTTATTTACCCACTTCTGCTGGAACTCTACTTTTAGGAGTATATGAGGGCTTTAATCATCTTCTTAATAACGGAATGATAGAAAAGATGCCTAGACTAGTCTCTATACAAACAGAACAAGTTATGCCTTTATGCTCAAAAATTAATGGAGTTCTTTACTCTCCTCCAGAAAAAGTGACCTCTATTGCTGACGCATTAGTTTCTACCAAACCTTTCCTCCTTCAAGAAATGGAAGAAGTAATAAGAAGATTTGGTGATTGTATTGTTGTTTCAGACGATGAAATACTTACCGCATGGAAGGAATTAGCTAGGAAAGGTTTATTAGTAGAGTATAGTTCTGCTACTACACTTGCAGCATATAAAAAAGATAAAAGAAAAGAAGGAGAAAAAAACGTCCTAGTTCTAACAGGATCAGGATTAAAAATTCTCTAA